GTACATGCCTGGTGCCGCGATGACCGGGTTCTTCTTCGGGCGGAATAGCCGGCGCCCATCATATTGAAAATCCACCGGTGGGCAACCGCCGGCCGGGAAGCCTTCCGCCGCCTCGCCCCGCCGGCAAGTCCACATTTTTTGGACAAAATCGCCGACGGGTGCTAAAAATAACGACAGCGGTATTCTTCGAGCCAGGGACGGCTGTACTCCTCCGAGCCAGCCGGTCCGCGACCCGGGACCTGCCGCCAGTCCGCGATCCTGCCGCATTTGTCACGTGCCCCTGTTCCCCGGGGTCCACGGACATTTATGGTAATGGCGCCTTCAAGTGGAATCTTTGCAAGGACGGAATGGAATCATGAACACGCATCGCATCACCGCCATGGCCATGGCCGTGGCACTCAACGGATTCGCGCACACGCTTGCGGCGGAAGAGAATATTCCGGCGATCCCCGCGGATGACACGCTTCAGCAGAACGTTTCCGAACAGAAGCAGGAAACCGAAATCCTGATCTCGGAGTCCGAGATGCCGGCGCAAACTGTTTCGCAACCGGCCGACAATTTGCTGAGTGACCTCAAGGTTTATCCTTCTTTCTGATTCCTGAGTTTCAGGAACACCAAAACAAAAAAGCCCCATACGGGGCTTTTTTGTTTTGCGCCGCATCGAGATTCAGGTCAATGCCTGTATCGCCTGCCGGCACAGCTCCATGATAGTGCCCACCCACGGCAACACGCCGACCAGCAGCAGCGCGTTGATACCCAGCAACACCTGCATGTCGCGGCCGGCGCGGATCGGGGTCTTCTCCGTGGCGTCGTCGAAGTACATGAGCTTGATCACGCGCAGGTAGTAGTAGGCGCCGATGACGGCGAACAGCACCGCTACGACAGCGAGGGGGATCATGCCGGCCTTGATGACGGACTGGATCACCAGCAGCTTGGCGTAGAAACCCACCGTCGGCGGCACACCCGCCATGGACAGCATCAGCAGCAGCATCAGGAACGCATGCCACGGGCTGCGCTGGTTGAGCCCCTTGAAATCCTCGAGCCGCTCGGCCTCGAAGCCGGAACGCGACAACAGGATGATCATGCCGAAGGCGCCGGCGCTCATCACCGCGTAGACCAGGATATAGAACAGCGAGGAACTGTAGCCGTTCGGCTCCACGCTCAGGATGCCGAGCAGGAAGAAGCCCATGTGCGAGATCGAGGAATACGCCAGCATGCGCTTGATGTTGTCCTGCGCGATGGCAATGATGTTGCCGATGGCCATGGACAGCACCGTGATGATGATCAACATGGTCTGCCACGAGCCCGCGAGCGGCTCGAGCCCGCCGACCAGCAGGCGCAGGAACAGGGCGAAGGCCGCCAGCTTCGGGGCCGTGCCCACGTACAGCGCCACGGCCGTGGGCGCGCCGTGGTACACGTCCGGCACCCACATGTGGAACGGCACCGCGCCGACCTTGAAGGCC
The DNA window shown above is from Sulfuricaulis limicola and carries:
- the nuoN gene encoding NADH-quinone oxidoreductase subunit NuoN, producing the protein MKFVTPDMLPAMPEIFVFSMACAILVIDLFLSERMRAVSYWLTQATLAGAAVLTLKLAAVAPVFTFNGMFVADNLADLLKLGTYAITFFVFAYSREYLRDRGMYRGEYFVLGLFGVVGVMVMASASHFLTLYLGLELMSLSLYAMIAFQRNSGTATEAAMKYFVLGAIASGMLLYGMSMIYGATGSLEIAAVSRAIGKMSPDNIILIFGLVFVIAGLAFKVGAVPFHMWVPDVYHGAPTAVALYVGTAPKLAAFALFLRLLVGGLEPLAGSWQTMLIIITVLSMAIGNIIAIAQDNIKRMLAYSSISHMGFFLLGILSVEPNGYSSSLFYILVYAVMSAGAFGMIILLSRSGFEAERLEDFKGLNQRSPWHAFLMLLLMLSMAGVPPTVGFYAKLLVIQSVIKAGMIPLAVVAVLFAVIGAYYYLRVIKLMYFDDATEKTPIRAGRDMQVLLGINALLLVGVLPWVGTIMELCRQAIQALT